Part of the Pseudobdellovibrionaceae bacterium genome is shown below.
GGAAGTCATTTGTTAAGTGACCAATGTCAGTTGGGTGAGGTATGGAGTATTAATGCTAAAGTTAAGAAAAATGTCAGAGCAAGAATTTGACGCTTTCGCAATTGAAAGTAAAAATCGTTATATAAATGATAAGATAAAAGCCAATGGCTTTACCTTAGAGGAGGCGGAGAGAGTTGCAGAAGCAGATTTCTCTCGGATTCTACCCGACGGATTTCAATCAATAGACAACTTTTTATTTACTTTGATTAATAAGGATAGCCACGACGTTGGATATCTTTGGTATTGTATTCGCGGAGCTTCAGATAACAAAAAGGCCTTTATTGCTGATATAATGGTCCGAGAAAAATTTAGAGGTAAAGGCTATGGAAGAAAGGCTATGACCCTTCTTGAATCTGATGTAAGGTCTCGAGGCTTAAAGAGTATTGGACTCCAC
Proteins encoded:
- a CDS encoding GNAT family N-acetyltransferase translates to MLKLRKMSEQEFDAFAIESKNRYINDKIKANGFTLEEAERVAEADFSRILPDGFQSIDNFLFTLINKDSHDVGYLWYCIRGASDNKKAFIADIMVREKFRGKGYGRKAMTLLESDVRSRGLKSIGLHVFGFNNVATKLYLSMGYQVTDLVMEKSLAPVN